Below is a window of Thermodesulfomicrobium sp. WS DNA.
ATGTGCATGAAAAGTATGGGGTGAACATGCTGGGCTGTGTGTGCGCCATCGACCGGGCCGTGCTCCCGGGCACCATGAAGTATTGGGTGCCAGAGGTGAGCGTCTGCGGCCTTCATGAGTTGGTGGGCAACGCCTTGGTCATCCCAGGGGAAAAGGAACGCGAAGTGAATTTGCGTGGTGAGGACCTGCCCGGGAAGGAGGATGAATAATGTACGACAAGGGAAAAATTCTCACTGGCCTTGCCGTGTTTGTGGTCGTGATGACCTATCCATTCTGGAACAACATCGGGCGGGCAGCGTATGTAAAGCCGGAGCTGGAAAAGCCGCGCATTGCCAAGCAGTGCGTGGAGAACGTGGAGTTCATGCGTGCTGAACACATGGCAATGCTCAACCAGTGGCGTGATGAAGTGGTGCGTGATGGTATGCATGAATACCATTCTGCATCTAGTCATGAGGCGTATGCCAAGTCTTTAACGAAGACTTGTTTGAAATGCCACGAGAATAAAGATAAGTTCTGTGACAAGTGCCATAATTCCGTTGGCGTGAGCCCGTATTGCTGGGATTGCCACGTTGACCCGAAGGGGGTGAAGCAATGAACACCACGCGCCGCTGTTTTCTGAAGCTCGCTGGTATCGCTGCGCTGGGATGGGGCGTGCGCCCAGCGTCGCAGGTGCTGGCCTCGGGAGGGGCTGCGCCCAGCGAAGGGCTTCTTTTGGCCTCGCGTCATGCTGTGCACGCTGGTCCCAACGCCCTCACGGCCAAGCGTTGGGCCATGGTGATCGACACCCGGGCGTTGACCCCGGAAATCATCAAGGAAATGGTGCACGCCTGCCATTCCATCCATAACGTGCCGGACATTCCCTCGAAACAGAACATCAAGTGGATTTGGGAAACGCATTTTGAGAACCTCTTTTTGGAAGACGTGCACGAACACTTGCCAGAAGATCATCCCAAAATTGGTGTTGCCTTGTGTAACCATTGTGACAATCCGCCCTGTGTGCGGGTGTGTCCCACCAAGGCAACGTTCCAGCGGGAAGATGGCATCGTGATGATGGATTTTCATCGCTGTATCGGCTG
It encodes the following:
- the dsrJ gene encoding sulfate reduction electron transfer complex DsrMKJOP subunit DsrJ; the protein is MYDKGKILTGLAVFVVVMTYPFWNNIGRAAYVKPELEKPRIAKQCVENVEFMRAEHMAMLNQWRDEVVRDGMHEYHSASSHEAYAKSLTKTCLKCHENKDKFCDKCHNSVGVSPYCWDCHVDPKGVKQ
- the dsrO gene encoding sulfate reduction electron transfer complex DsrMKJOP subunit DsrO, which gives rise to MNTTRRCFLKLAGIAALGWGVRPASQVLASGGAAPSEGLLLASRHAVHAGPNALTAKRWAMVIDTRALTPEIIKEMVHACHSIHNVPDIPSKQNIKWIWETHFENLFLEDVHEHLPEDHPKIGVALCNHCDNPPCVRVCPTKATFQREDGIVMMDFHRCIGCRYCMAGCPYGSRSFNFMDPRPYIASITPNFPTRTKGVVEKCEFCAERLAEGKLPACVEVSQGAVVFGDLEDPESPVRKALASRFSIRRSPSLGTQPCVYYLV